Proteins from one Hemiscyllium ocellatum isolate sHemOce1 chromosome 8, sHemOce1.pat.X.cur, whole genome shotgun sequence genomic window:
- the churc1 gene encoding protein Churchill → MCAGCVQKEYPERGNTCLENGSFLLNYVGCAECSKRDFVLITNRTQDDDDGEEIVTYDHVCQNCHHIIAQHEYTFTVVDDYQEYTMLCMLCGKAEDTISILPDDPRQMAPLF, encoded by the exons ATGTGCGCGGGCTGCGTTCAGAAGGAGTATCCCGAGCGG GGGAACACTTGTTTGGAGAATGGATCTTTTCTGTTAAATTATGTGGGTTGTGCCGAGTGCAGTAAAAGAGACTTTGTGCTCATTACTAATCGAACCCAAGATGATGATGATGGCGAAGAAATTGTTACATATGACC ATGTCTGTCAAAATTGCCACCATATTATAGCACAACATGAGTACACATTCACTGTTGTTGATGATTACCAG GAATACACCATGTTGTGTATGTTGTGTGGAAAAGCAGAAGACACGATCAGTATATTGCCGGATGATCCTCGGCAGATGGCCCCTCTTTTCTGA